The genomic interval acctgcatgaggtaccagtacagagacccccaaaccagactgcatcctggactacaataggtacatgggaggggtggacttgtcagatcaagtcctgaagccctacagcgccatgcgttgtggtataagaagctggccgagcacatcatacagatggcattgtacaatgcgtacgtgctacgtcgatgtacaggccagaggggaactttcctggaatttcaagaggtggttatcaagaacataatctttagggaccaggaagggggggcacccagtacttctggaagcgaggccacgcgCATCgtgccagggcaacactttccaggagaagttccccaaactggcaagaaagtaaaaaggtcaaaagaggtgcaaagtctgctataagagggggataagggaggacacaatatatcaatgtgacacgtgtcccgaaaaaccagggctctgtatgaaagtgttttaaaatttatcatacatcccttgattttcaatctacccctgttttacttaccctgatgcactccgcacagcttatccccctcatcttttccttctgagccctgctgtgtgccaggcagctgttaacagccacatgtagggtattgccgtacccaggagaacccacattacagtttatgggatgtgtctccggtggcacatggtgggcacaatatatcggacactgaaatggcatatatatatatatatatatatatatatatatatatatatatatatctagatagatagatagatagagataggagagagagagagaaaattgCAAttgtcactctgcaccatctgctgcacattatcttttacacaatacctgtggggtcaaaatgctcactacacctctagatgaatgtcttaaggggtgtaatttttaaaatggggtcaattctcggaggtttcaactgtactggtacctcagggatttctgcctacatgacagcaccagaaaatccccagtaggctaaatggtggtcctttccttctgagccctcccatgggcccaaacagcagtttatcaccacaaatgtggtattgccgcactcaggacaaattgggcaacaaaatgaggtattttattccttgtgaaaataagaaattttgagccaaaactacatcttactggaaaaaaattaaattttttttaaaattcatagcccaattcaaataaattctgtgaaaaaactgtggggtctaaatggtcacaacacccataagtgaattccttgaggggtgtagtttccaaaatcgggtcacttctggtgggtttccattgcattgatacctctggggctctgcaaatgcgacatggcacccgaaaaccaatccagcaaaatctggactccaaagaacacatagcgctcctttccttctgagaattcaaatacgcgctgtgaaaaaactgtggggtcaaaatggtaacaacaaccataaatgaattccttgaggagtgcagtttccagaatggtcacttttgggggattcctacttttttggcacctcaacacctcttcaaacctggcatactgcctaaaatatattctaataacaaagaggccccaaaatgcactaggtgcttctttgcttctggggcttgtgttttagtccacgaggacatttctaaaaactgcagaatctggacaatacatatttagtaatgtttctctggtaaaaccttctgtgttacagaaaaaaaaaatttgaataaaattgaaattcagcaagacaaatgaaatttgcaaatttcatctccactttgctttaattcctgtgaaattcctaacgggttaaaaaaaaagctttctaaatgctgttttgaatactttgagaggtctagttttttaaatggggtgttttatgggggtttcttatacataggcccctcaaagccacctcagaactgaacaggtacctttaaaaaaaggcttttgaaattttcttaaaaatatgagaatttgctgtttatgttcaaagccttgtagcgtccaagaaaaataaaagaatgttcaaaaaacaatgccaatctaaagtagacttatgggaaatgtgaactagtaactattttgggtggtataaccatctgttttacaagcagatgcatttaaattcagaaaaattctactttttctaaattttctctaaattttgcaatttttcacaaataaaacacTGAAtataatcgaccaaattttacaactaacataaagcccaatgtctcatgaaaaaacagtctcagaatcgcttggataggtttaagcattccggcgttattaccacataaagtgaaatatgtcagatttgaaaaatgtctctgagccttaaggcccaaactaggctgcgtccttaaggggttaataagtgagATAGGTCTATGAGTCCAGGAGAGTTGGGTCCTTCCCCGGCTTCAACACCAGAACAAGTGCCTCATGCATGGAGGCAGGCAGTATGCCCAACTCAAGAGCATTGGAGTATATATCCTGAAGACtaggtattagagcaggggtctcaaactcggccgggtaagtgggccacatatagaaaaaatgggaagttgacgggccgcattactttcaaatttgatacaatacaaaattattgttatatattattattagttatttgatttactataaacactataataataatactacattactgtaataataccgccaggtttaaaatttgagagatttctccacgtgcttatttcaacaatcacgttttccagtttaagtgtcgcttaaGTCCGgaagctcagttggcagtgtttggcagacacacgtcaagattgggcagcccctttttagatagtgccacagagccctctgtagatattgccacagagcACTCTgtggatgccacagtgccctctgtggatgccacagtgccctctgtagataatgcaacacacccctagataatgccacgttgtcctctgtacatgctgccacagtgccctccgcagataatgccacacacaccccaagtagatagctccattggggctccctttaggaggACGTGATATCAGAGCCCCAGAGCCGGAGACCCAGAGcaaagcactagtataggctctgcgccggaactctggggaagccattaacatcagtgtccatatatggacagtgatgtcaggggcttgcccagagctggagtcctggagaagagccgcttctagcactctgcctgggattccagctctgctcctgccatcactgtccatatattgacatggatgtcaggggcgaccccagagctggagtcccaggcagagcgctagtaggctcttactgggactccagctgtgctcctgacatcattgggactcctgctctggggaagcccctgacatcactgtcgatgtatggacagcgatgttagaggcttccccagagtcgagcctatactagcgctctgcccgggactccagctctggggaaaccccagacatcgctgtccatatgtggacagcgatgtctgggaattccagaatcccggagcagagtttgtactagcgctctgcccgggactccgctctggggaagaccctgacacactgtccatatatggacagcgttgtcatggaattccacagagtcccggagcagatccGATACTAGCGctgtgcacgggactccggctctggggaagccccagaaatcgctgtccatatgtggatagcgatgtcagggaattccagaatcccggagcagagtctgttgtAGCAATTcggtgtcccgtgggccgcagcTGACAGCCCCAAGGGCCGCATGCGACCTGCAGACCTCGTGCTTAAGACCCCTGTATTAGAGTATCACAATTGGCCCTATACCATTCACCCCCTAATCCATCCAGACCAGGAGTTTTGCCAGAAGGCAGCAACTGAATAGCAGGTTCTATTTCATTATCTATAATCGGGCAATCCAATTCAGTCGCCTGTGTATCAGACAGACGCCATAGGGGGAGGGAGTCTAAAAAAATGTTCCATGGCACAAGGGCGCTCCAACCTAGACAAGTATGCCAAAAGTTTACCATTCCCATTACCAAATTCAAATATGGATGCCTCGGTAGCCAGCACTCGCTTTTTAGTCTGCTCAGTATGCAGAGAGAGCAATTCCCTTTGGGCCCTCGACCATTGACTCTTGGTATTGGGGATTTGCAATATACTCTTGCTTAGCCCTTTGGACCTCACCCACTAGGAATCTCTTTTTCCATGGAGAACCTTCTGTGTTTTGCTACCCCGGCTGCAAATGCTCCACTTACAGTGGTTACAACTAGTGGGTCTGGGTGAGAAGAATTATTTTCTCAATATAGAAAATGAGAGGCAGAGACCTCCGAGGTAACCTCAGGAAATGTGAGCCAGAGTGGAAGAGTAATCTCAATAAAACTTAACTAATCTGAAATTTGCAACGCCACAAATCAGGGAGACAACGCGTTGAGGGCACGAAGAATTAAGATGACCGTACGGTCCACCGAGGCATCGGTACTGCAATAAAGTCACCCACACATAGAACCAGGCTCATCGGAAATTCTGACAACCTCTTAGCCACAAATCCAGCAGTGCAGGATCCATAGGTGGGGACGGGACGGGACGGGACATATAGATTTATTATAGTGGAAACTAAACCATGTATGCATCTGGAGTATATAAAAAGCAGCCCGAGACCAGGTACGACCATAGAatgggggggggacggggacacacacacacacacatcataaaTAGCATAGAAACAGCACAGTGCAATCTTATAATAGATCCCTAACAACCCCTTTCACTAAACTACCGAAGTGCAGACCTTTACCGGAAGAACAAGCCGAGAACAGTGGTCCCTGACTAAACTAACAGCTACTACACTAGCACAGTCCCGAGGCCGGACTCCTTTAACGGGAGAACATTGTAAAAGACATATCACATATTAAACGAGATCATGGTCGTAATGCAAAATACAAGTAGTTCCTAGGATGAATATTTCCGAAGTGACACAAATATCCAAACAGTAAAGCATGTAATAACCAATATAGGCCCCTGTGTATTAGAAGACTGCTCAGTCAGGGGGGGAAAGCTCCTCCAGGAGCACGCGGAACTGgtttttagttgcagaaatttctgcagcgaGTACAGGGTGTCTTAGGGTCACACAATGCAGTTGAGGTGCAATTAGAAccatgtggggaaaaaaaaaaacacatgcggtTTTACAGTGATTTAGTGTGCTTTCCGACGCAATTGCGTTTTTTACCACAATCGCATCGAAAAAGGtaccgaaaaaagaaaaaacacatgcGGTTTTCCAATGCGGTTGGAAACCGCACCTCAACTGCAAATTCTGAATGGACCTTCGGGTTTAAAGAGGCTTCAAAGTCCTTTATTTGCTTCAATATTTTCAACAGGAAACAAAAAGGCACGAAACCTAGACAACTAATAAGCAAAGTACATATAGCTTGCTTTTACTCCTTCCTCGTTATAGGGTAACTaaaaacttttcaaaagttttttgttttaatgtcatagtgacatgtcagaagttttgatccgaGAACGGAGACCTCTACCaaccactaaaacgaagcggcagaagcgctcaattGAGCGCTGTGACACAGTTTCTGaacggctttcctcggagcggtatACAGGCTTAATAGAAAGTCCGTACACTGCTCGGCTTTGAGGAAAGTCGATCAGAAATAGTTTCAGCGAATTGGTGGGGGATATCCGTGCTCAAATCCCTACTGATCAAATCTTCGGACATgtcaacatttttaaaaaaaaaaactttagttaccctttaaagtcctgaacagagggggggggggggggagcctttGACGGTACCTGGAAGCCAAAAGTTGTCACCAGATGAAATATTTCCATATGTCCAATAATTATTGGGTTTCCGTGGACATTGCAGCCATCTTCGGGCCCCAGACATACCAATACTTGTATCGGCCTGAATCACAGGGTGTGTCTTACGATTTTTTTTTCTGGGTGACCCAACTCAGGTGCAGAATGATGAAGTATATACAGCTCATCTTGCactgaaaaatattttatttttctcccaAGTCTCATACAAAATTATACAGgtattttttttccttcacagaagaaaattattatatttgCAGTATCATAAACATCCCCTGAGTTTGCCTCTAGGGCTGTGCTTATAGCAGACAACATAACACACTTGCTGCAATATCGTTCCATCTTGGTAAAGTCAATAAATGGAGCCAGAACAAATCGTGGAATTTACTCCATGGATGCCGCCTGCAAGAACAGATTTGATCTGCATTTCATCTTTTCCCTGAGGAGCTCACATTCTGATAACTCAACAAACACACAGTAAAGGCAACTTCATGGAAGGCCAATTTAACTGCAATGTAATCTGAGCTGCCGAGAGAAACCCCCACAATGCCCTTTTttcagaaagggggggggggggcacaagaaTAGATGCTGCGATATACTGGTAATACAGCGTACAATTTCTTTAAACCCAATGCAATGATCAAGCTATGAACTGCATCATTGCATTAACTGCAGGGATTCAATGtacatgtagcaatctttaacttgacacgACGCGTTACGTAGTTACATAGTTGCTTAGATTGGAAAAAAGGACAGGCCAATCAAGTCCAACCTCTATTCCTACCATGTTGATCAGGAGAAACACAGAAGACCCCCtttaggttgatgccaattgcctcgtTACGGGAAAAATTCatccccgactccaaatatggaaatcagaataaatccctggatcaacgtcccatctccagtatctagaactcatatcttgtaatatatttttcaagaatggcatcaaggcccttcttaaaCTTGTTCAGagaatcaaccaccacaacatcctgtggcagagagttccatagtctcactgctcacagaaaggctacatgcacacgtgtattttgctgcggaaaatacacagcaaaaccACAGGAAACTTGAGGGTGGTGTTTATTTATGCATTTTTCAGTGCAGTTTTACATTTTGCTGCATAATTctctgcgttttcatgctgcgtatTTCTCCAAAACTAGAGAGATAAAATTCGAAAGCTAgatcgcaagataaattgacacgctgcatgTACATAAGactccctggaatctcattgcctatggtggtactgtattacgctgcggttttaccGCACACAATACAcaacgtgtgcattgaccctaaacaATCCCGGTCTgcgatggtgaaaccttttttcctctagatgtagagaaTGCCCCCTTGGCCTTGTTACAGGCCTTGGTAAGATCATAAGATGAAtctgtttgataacctttcttggtactgcaatccatcctttcccttaattaccttggtcacccttctttgcacccgttctagttcagacatgcccttcttatacacaggtgcccaaaattgtgcacaatattccatatgtggtctgtctaatgatttgtatagaggcaaaactatgttcttgtcacgagcatctatgcctcttttgatgcatcccatgattttatttgcctcggcagcagctgcctggcactggttgctaaaggtaaatgtactgtccaccaatatccccacggTTTTTTTCAACAGCAGTTTTAGTGTCTTACAATTTAATACATAATTGTAGAATttgtttcctcggcccaagtgcataaccttatttTTTCACAATAAGCTTTATTTCCCATTTCTTTGgccaaacctccagcttccccaaatccctcttagtattatattatccttctTTGtgctgattactttacagagcttcgtatcatctgcaaatacagttaaatagactgtggcaagaaactttaacttgactttccaTGGCTTGTGTGTGAGATCACGTTACAGcaagttaaactttgctacatctgtacaccgcAAAAACATAATCTCATGCACCCCCCatgaggccctgcactaggcatatggGTGTGCTCACACGTGGCGTACTTGTATTGTATTTCTGCAATGTAAAAATGTGCAGGATATTCTGCAGTCAGATTCCTCTAGTTCtagtgttgcagatttttttttttgatttttttttaccagaggcATACATTGTAAAATACAATCTAAGTACGCCACGTGTGAGCGcacccttaggctgtgttcacacgaccatgttacgtccgtagtggacggaacgtatttcggctgcaagtcccggaccgatcacattgcagggagccgggctcctagcatcatagttatgtatgacgctaggagtccctgcctcgctgcaggacaactgtcccatactgaaaacatgattacagtacgggacagtaggcagggactcctagcatcgtacatcactatgatgctaggagcccggctccctgcagtgtgttcggtccggtacttgcagccgaaatacgttccgtccattacggacgtagcatggtcgtgtgaacccagcctaacagtgaacCTAGTTTAATCAAAGCAGTCAGAACTGTCCTTATAGCATCCATTAGGAGCTCAGCAAAATAATTACATAAACACGATCATAATAATAAAATCAGAGGTAACAAAGTTCTAGTCTGCAACATCAGAAGATAAAGGAGTTTAGCAGCACTTTATAACCATATGGAGCACTATACAGTCCTAGCACCACGATGAAGATATTTGGTCAGACAGACAAAGGGGTACATGAGGCGAGTCCATCAGATGACAGCTGGTTGAATTATAtcaaattaatattaaaaaatgttaataaatgccCCTAGGGGAGTTAATGGTgaacccgcccccccccccaagcaaCAACGTGGAGTTATACCAGTTTAGATAATGGCAGATGTAGTGAAAAGCTTGTTCTGTTCTTCAGTCTGAAGGATACGGTTCCTCCTTCACATCTCAGCCTCCTGTGTCGATAGGTCTCTGTGCATACTGTAAGGGTCTTGGCATTTGATCTGCCAACTCTCTGCTTATGTTAAGATTAATTGTGAAGTTGGCAGAGGCTGATTTTTCTTGGCCTTTCCACGTTTCATAGTAAAGGATATAAAACACTGGCAGCACAATCCCTATTAAAAGCATAATAAAAACAGCATTCCACCATCGTATGCCCCAATCTGCTCCTAGATTGGGGTCCTTGTGCCTCAGGATGGAGGAGGGCTGCTGGCTGCTCGTACCAAGGTCCAATGATTCACTGAACAGCTCCTGGCTCTGAGCCGCAGTCTGTATTGTACGGTCTATCTCCCGGAAGTATTTCGTTATATCTAGGTTTTCTGTTGGGGTGACTGATGCCTCATCACCAGACTCGATCACTACATCTATAGAATCTGCTGATCGGCCTTTATGGACATTTGGCTCCTCATGTTGCTCGGTTAAAATACCATGAACCTTGACTGGAATCCTGATGCTCTTTAATGCGTACATGTCCTGCTCCGTCAAAAAGTTGTTAATCCTCTTAATATCAGCAAcctacagaaaaaaatgacatattaacaCTCTTGGAAGGTTAATGGAATTTGCATACAGTAGCgaaaaaaaagtaatattaaatgcagaaatccaggtaattccaaagggtttcGTTAAAGACGACCTCCAGTGAAAACACAGCTTTCCATCCTTGcaccccccacctgactgtatatcaCATTTTCCACTTTTTATGTATCCTGTACTTACttcttgaactgctgccttgtctgttcttagaaaaagcctccatcttcattcttagatttccccagctttctcttcctctctgctttgctatcaatcccataatGCTTcaacacagcatcacatgaccagctgcagaccataccatttctgcatgctgggggacacggaCTATCATTCGCTCTATGCTCTCCTAAATAAGTTGAgaaaccataattacagacagggaggctgcactatattcttctacactatacctgtgtgacaggaacctgtcagtGGTAGCTGATTATAGAAGATtcgcgcgcccccccccccgtatagtaTGGTTCAGAaactgctgaagccggtgattgGTGACACAGATCTCCATGGACTCAAGTATAGAAAGCGTGTCACTGAGCCGGATTCACACTACTGCTAAGCAGAGACTGactcatggaataccataatggagcACATGGGAAAGCATCATTTTGGCCAGAGTGTCCCTTTAATAAAATGTGATCCGATTGTTATCCAAGTCATAATAATAGACAAACACTAACACACAAACCACTGTACGTTCATGTATTTCATTGAGCACATCAAGTAAGCATTAAccgtgcagggagaaaaagtatgaAAACTcttgaatttaaccccttcccacctccgccctttcattttagttttttcctccccaccttccaaaagccataacgtctttagttTTCGGTCGATATAGtattatgagggcttgatttttgcgggacgagttgtagtttttcatagcaccatttattttgccatataatgtagtaggaaacggggaaaaaaattatttgtggggtagaaaatgaaaaaaaaaaacagcgattccgccattgttttttcgcaccgtttttacggaattcactatgcaattaaaacaggttagctttattctgtgggtcaatgcgattacagcgataccaaatatatatatatatacacacacagttgttttttttctatattttacaagtaaaaacctaagtgtaaaaaataatttattttgtgtcgccaaattccgagagccataactttttttttccgtcaattaagtggtatgaaggcttattttttgcgggataagctgtagtttttaataataccattttggtgtacatgcaacggtttgatcactttttatttcatttttttgtgggagagtaggtgtccaaaaaatagagattctggcgcttacaatttttttttacggcgttcaccgtgctggttaaataattatatattgtaatagttcagacttttacgggcgcggcgataccaattctgtttatttttttactatgctctagggggaaaatgggaaaaggttttttttttaaattttaatatttttattttacacaaaaaaaaactttatttaacaaatttttactttttttattagtccccctaggggacttcaaccagcgatcgttagatcgcttgcacgatatactgccatactaatgtattgcagtatatataaatcgggattctgacaggcatctattaagccctgccggaggcaggacttaataggtgcacaaagatggcggacctgggcgccttcattaggcccccaggcagccatagcaaccatcgaacCCCCCaccattgcattgcggggggcgcgatgagctgttagaaagaggggggcgaccccctctaacgatttaaatgctgcagtcgctattgatgccgcttgttactctgaagtgtcggctgtaacaaacagccaacacccgcatcgtatggagcgggttcactccatgagcccgctccatacttcccctacccgatgtctggaaggggttaataacatgtAGATTAGCAGTC from Rhinoderma darwinii isolate aRhiDar2 chromosome 3, aRhiDar2.hap1, whole genome shotgun sequence carries:
- the LYSMD4 gene encoding lysM and putative peptidoglycan-binding domain-containing protein 4, whose protein sequence is MRLKKGPSHSFHPPTTIHSSRGSHVYTFTNESADLDSSSEEELDVMELRARGRELQRQSASREKVGDVILLEHTITENDNLNKLAIQYGCKVADIKRINNFLTEQDMYALKSIRIPVKVHGILTEQHEEPNVHKGRSADSIDVVIESGDEASVTPTENLDITKYFREIDRTIQTAAQSQELFSESLDLGTSSQQPSSILRHKDPNLGADWGIRWWNAVFIMLLIGIVLPVFYILYYETWKGQEKSASANFTINLNISRELADQMPRPLQYAQRPIDTGG